The Saprospiraceae bacterium genome includes the window TATGGAAGCAAAAACCACAACACAGGATTATCTTTTTCTTCCCAATCGCCAAGAAAAAGACACTAAGTTTATTATTCTAGACGTAAGAACCTGCCAGGAATTCGTTGGCGGCCATGTTAAAGGGGCTATTCATATCCCTTATGACGAGATTCACCTCAACATCCAGAAAATCAAGTCGTGGGGCAAGCCCATTATCACTTATAGCAAGGATGGCAAACGGAGCCAGGCTGCAAGTTCACAATTATCCTTGTTTGGCGTAAAAGCCATCGATGGGGGTAATATGCAAAAAGTAAAAGCACTATTTGGGCAAATGGACTAACCTAAATATTCAACCAGTAGTTTAATTTTATGACCAATCCTCTGTTTTTGGGTCCCCAAAACTCAAGAGCATAGTTATCGGAGTATACAATAAACAAATCGGACATGGGTTGAAAACGCCATTGAATTCGGCTATTGACATTGAAGTTATCCTCTTGGGTGTTGTATTGGAGAAAAGTGGTCCAAAAGAGGTTTCGCGAGAAGTTAAATTCAAGCTTTGGGCCAACCAAAAAAAGCGATTCTTCGCCATATGGTTCAGGGAACTTCAATTCATTCTGAACGAAATTTAAGCCAAAATTACCCCAAGGTTGTACCCTATATTTTAAGTTGAGGGAATATTCCGTTCGTTCACCGTTATAAAAATTTCCCATTTCAATGCCCGCTTGTAAACTCAATAGTTTGCGTTGGTCCGTTTGATATTTTACGCCAAAGAAGTTGTATATATAACGTCCAGCAGGGAGGGGTTCACTTTCAGTAAAGTCAAAAGGAAATAGCAGATTACTTTCATAGTGATAAAATACGACGGAGAAGGAACTGGAATTCCTCATGGATAAATTATATCCCGTTTCAAGTTTATCCTCAATAAATCTATTGTCATTGGCAAAGTCGAGGTTGTTTCTGACATAAAATTGATGCGAAATGATATTAGATGTTTGCTTCGGGTAAAGGGTATAGCCAAGTCTTGAGAAAAGGTGATTAAATCCAATGCCAATCGTAGTATCTCTAAGCGCATCATAATGATTAAACCTAGGGATGAAACCCATGTCTGAAAAATAATTGTTTCCCACCCCAGCAAGATTCGTATAAAAGCTGATGGTTCTACTGTCATAACTAATAATAGAGTTATAATAGTAGTTATCATTTTTGACCCCATCACTAAGGGCTAACCCATATCCGCCGACACTACGCCATTTACCATCGAGTGATTGGTATTCGAATTCTAGTCCCGTTGTTCTATTATAATCACCGAATTCAAATTTCCCATCTTCAATGGCCTGGCGATTGTGAAGGTAGGCTTTCAAGGTTGAACGCTTTAACACCCGTTGTTGAAAGGCAACCGAAGTATAATTTTGTCCCGGCAGTATTTCCTGTTCTTTAGTTTGAATATTCATCACCCCGATACGAGAGTCCTTGTTCAGGTTACCGCTGAGCCTAAGGCCATAACTAATCGGAATGCTATTGCCGTCTTCATCCAGGCCGATCCGCCTTGAAAAGAAAGGGCGCATGGGAGGAATACCAACATTTTCAAATAAATCACTATTCTCCAAAAAGAACAGCCTCCTTTCTGGGAACCGAACATTAACTGTTGTCAGGTTGGTAACTTGTTCATCTACATCCACTTGAGAAAAATCTGGATTGATGGTAACATCGAGGTTCAAATTGGAGGTGATCGCAACCTTCGCATCTGCACCA containing:
- a CDS encoding rhodanese-like domain-containing protein translates to MEAKTTTQDYLFLPNRQEKDTKFIILDVRTCQEFVGGHVKGAIHIPYDEIHLNIQKIKSWGKPIITYSKDGKRSQAASSQLSLFGVKAIDGGNMQKVKALFGQMD
- a CDS encoding DUF5916 domain-containing protein, with product MNNLSQIVLTFSFAISSTIAMPLWAQKAQEKLQDSYQLSIQRSNEKIVVDGILEEQVWQSNEKATNFWMSYPIDDKRAAEEIQTEVMVTYDDNFIYIAAICKGGGPYVIPSLKRDNPNFWQGDAFSVVLDPVNERSSGFSFGVNPAGVQTESLISGQTGRRGDQRPGQGPTGVNSAWDNKWFTNTKIYPDKWTLEMAIPFKSLRFGEKKTWGINFIRGHSKTNSFHTWSPVPVQFRGVDLGYTGALIWDNAPKKIKSNISFIPYALGGAFKDFEENLPVDKDFSFGADAKVAITSNLNLDVTINPDFSQVDVDEQVTNLTTVNVRFPERRLFFLENSDLFENVGIPPMRPFFSRRIGLDEDGNSIPISYGLRLSGNLNKDSRIGVMNIQTKEQEILPGQNYTSVAFQQRVLKRSTLKAYLHNRQAIEDGKFEFGDYNRTTGLEFEYQSLDGKWRSVGGYGLALSDGVKNDNYYYNSIISYDSRTISFYTNLAGVGNNYFSDMGFIPRFNHYDALRDTTIGIGFNHLFSRLGYTLYPKQTSNIISHQFYVRNNLDFANDNRFIEDKLETGYNLSMRNSSSFSVVFYHYESNLLFPFDFTESEPLPAGRYIYNFFGVKYQTDQRKLLSLQAGIEMGNFYNGERTEYSLNLKYRVQPWGNFGLNFVQNELKFPEPYGEESLFLVGPKLEFNFSRNLFWTTFLQYNTQEDNFNVNSRIQWRFQPMSDLFIVYSDNYALEFWGPKNRGLVIKLNYWLNI